GAAatgtttttgggattaagttaattttcatggcgaAGAGGGACTTTGGAATTTattgcaattcatctgatcactcttcataacattctggagtatatgcaaattgccatCACAAGAACTGAGGcagcagactttgtgaaaatttatatttgggtcattctcaaaacttttggccacggctGTACTACCATTTAAAGCCTTCCCcaggtttattaaataaaactacaaatgcCCACTTTTGTTGTGCAGAGAACTTATACTCTACTCAGAGACCTCATACTTGAAAATTCAGTCATTCTTAATGTCTcagacaacaaaaaaataatttaaaatgttttgcttggtCTTGGTCGGTGAAGAAAGAAGGGCACATAACAGGAATACCAGGGTGAGGCAAATaactgaattttaatatttaagtgaaCTGTTGATGTTCCTTTTAAAGAATTACGAGAAAAGTAACACTGAACACTGTCAATTTCATCAAACCTACCCAGAGCTGGGCTGCCCAAAAGCATTGTATGCATAAGTAGATCATAAAGAACTTTGCTGCCAATTGTTTCTATTCTGGTTTTCTAATAATATTcagctaaataaaaaagaaactcagCCCAATTACAGAgttactgttgtgtgtgtgtgtgtgtgtgtgtgtgtgtgtgtgtgtgtgtgtgtactggtgtTCACTACGTTATGGGGACCCACAAGTATACTTAGTAATACCAGTAATTTTTGACCTTGtggcagggctccagactaactatTTTTACTAGGAGCACCGTATAGCACCTGACTAAAAATTTTAGGAGCACAAGCAGAAAATTTAGGGGCACACCTTAAACCAGCCTTCAATGCAATCATTCacatatttcccccattttaactgtattactgACAAATGCTTTGATAATAAATAGACTTGACTCATAGAAATTACAATGTGcagtattcttttaattttagagggatatgataaattaattaataaaatcattttgcaTGAATAAGTGCAGTTTCTAAAAATGTtacatgttcatttcttgtttatttcatgtttatacacatttgacagtaaagcactaagcttgagttgGGAAGATtacaaaatctattttattaacaacagttacgtgcaaaatctaatttttaagtagaaaatgtataaaatgtactaTTATTAAATGCACATTATTCTTCTATAGTCTTATCTGGAACTGACcaacaacttcagtgattatgaGCACTTTGCACATTTATGAGCACAAAGCACTTTGCAACTTGTCTTACttcatagacaaaaaaaaaagagctaaactctgacaaaatctgatttcttgatgatttgatattttataatactgatttcatcatttcaaaatataaaggaaaaactacaaattaaaggcacaatatgtaatttttctgctttaaaaatagcagaaatcactatatctatgttatatattttttttagtggtgtacttacattatctcgACAGTTTCCACGAACTTTCAAATCCGGagaaaattatagtttaattagaaGACACGGCACGTTTCTTTATTTCCGTTTTGTCACCCGTCTATGGCGTCATATAACCTTTGACCTCTCTAGTTTCTCTAACTTCCTGCGGAACCGCCAAATACAAAGGTGAACACAGCCAACAGAAGCAAAGAACAGACGAAGAAAAAGTAGTAGCTAGCCTCGAtcgagattattatattttatatctatattgtttatattagtatttatacctCAATCAATCACTTACGTTAGTTATGGATCATGATTATGCTTTGCCTGCACGTTCTGTGAAGCGCAAACGAACGGGTGAAATAAATGACCCGAGAAGGTTTTGGGACAAGAGaagaaacaagacaaagataAATATTGGAGTTGCATTTCCAAGATGGAGAGAGCTTCGTGACAAGCTGAATCTACAAAGAGATGCCGAACTCGCTTACATTCTAATAAACAGGTATGCATCCATTCAGTTTTATTAGCTAACGTTACTTCGCGGCAATTTCATTAGAATGGCATGTCATGAAGTGAATAGCCATAACTAAACGTAAcaagaatagaaatataatacaaaatacaacaatACATTACCTCGTCAGTGAACATGTTTTCTGCTGGAGATGCTAGATGGCTGGTTGTCATTGACAGTAACTACAACTCCCATGAGCCCACGCTCTTTCCCGACGTCATCAAAGTacgtcttttgttattattttgattgagtgACCCCTGGTGGCCAAAAATTCCTTACTGTACGTTTAATGACTAATAAACCAAAAAGTGCttctctgctgccatctacaggTTATAatggtgattttattttattttattttgactatttttttacACAAGTGTTTGTTCACCACAGTATATTTTgatcatcccattaaaaataacattcaaattggatcattttggagctttaaagtgctggaaacatttatgtgaaatgcttgaaagtaaCTGTAAActgcttgaatttctctctcaaaaggttgtacaaaccctgaaatgaatgacACCATGGTTATAGTTTGCATTTCTGGTTTTCTATGTCCGCGCTGTTTGAtctgtttataataattttaattataataaataatccaGTTATCCAATAATCCAATTTTTGTATGCACACGGAGCCCGACAACAGAGGTATGGGCCACAATCATTTTATAGCTCCACAGATTTAGTAAAGAAACATACCAGGCCACAGGAGCCACATACATAAGTCTACCACATTACTGCCAAAGAAGATCCAAGAACAATCGTGACATTTTTCATTCGAAAGGTACAAATTTAAATCACCTAGCATAAGTCAAGGGCATTTACAAGCATGATGCAGACAACGCAATTGCGCCTTTTGTTCAGTAGGGGGCGACATTGTTCCatgaatttaaattcaaaacTAGCTCTGAACCTTCTAACCAGTGTGTGCATGGTAGTGCATCTCAAGACTAATGAGGAATATATATTTTAGTCTGGATGCATAATTTATAGACTATATGATTTAAAttactttcactttaaaaaaacagcattgccACTGGAGTTGCTGTTTAAGTAGGAAGACTCTTAAGCAGCACTTCCTAAAAGATCAGTTATATGCGAAGTATACAGTAATGTATACAGACACTTTGAATACTTTTATACACACAAACCCCTTGGTGATGCAGCCTAGTAAAATTCCtttattattctattaataaGCCCTACCACAATCTCCTTATCTCTTTTCACGCCTGTTCATGGGTCTATCTCCTCCCACATTCTCCTAAAGAGCAGCAGAGCTCCGCCTCTCTTTCTTCGTCCTCTAAAAGCTGTTCACACCCGTCAGCTGTTCACTATTGAGACCTGCACACACACGCGGTGGCGGAGCTGCTGTGTGACGATACGAGCGAATGTAGTTGTGCACCGTAGTCACAAAGACAGAGGAACTCGAGGAGTTTTCTGTGTAACAATAGACCAAACTGCATTTATAGGCCGGTTGCTTACGTTAAAAGCAAGTGAATTCAATTattcttcatttgtttgttttgtggtttatcCACGCGACATCGGACGCTGTTGCCAGAGCGTTTAGTATCGCCGCCAGTATCGTGACTCTGCACGCGTTGCTTGTGGCATGTTTGTGGATCAAAGCAGACGGAACTGAAGTCCTCATTGCTCCTGAACAGGTAATATAACGTTATATCTTCAGTTTGTTTCTAGTACATATTTCATAGGACATTTCTCTATTAAAGCATGTGAAACTTtttgaaatattaagaaaaaattcacatttaaagcattaaataattctagttgtcatttattttaaaataatattctaatgatACATATTTATCAAGATAGTGGAGTGTGCAAGTGATGTCAGTGCACCTATGACATTGTCATGAGAATGTTGATCTGTCATCATTCAAAATTAGTTTTCTGTAACAAGAAATAAATGGTgttttaaaagcacttttttaaTAGAGCCTATTTATAAGATGTATTTGTCATTTCACTCTTTATTGTAACCTATTAACTGATTGTTTATGATTTATCATAAACATATCGTTCGGATCACATTGCTGTTTTTCAGTGCTGTGTTGCAAAATAATTAATAGCCAATGTCAGCACAGGGTTTCTGGCTCTTGTACTTCACAGCTGTGGCCAATATAAATGGATTATTGGACTATATCAGGTGTGATACATCATCATTGCTTGTGTGTCTTTAATTTATTAAGCTAAGTTCGGAACTACGTTTTGCCTCTGCACAACATTAGTGGAAACACAATTAAATTCTCCCCGGAGGGATGTTGACAGCCAGCAGGGACCTGAGGGGCGTGTATCGGTTACATGGAAATTCAGACTGATTGGATTTGAATGTGCACCATATAGGCGACCAGATGGCAGCCGGTGACATTGACACACTCAGTGTTGACAATGTGCCTGGTTCTCCACGCTTTGTTCATTTTTCCACTGTGAATTTTCAGGCAGGGGTGTTTACTTCTGAAAGTACCCCCCCCCCTTCAGTTTCCCCCCTCCTTATCCATCTGCCTTTGAACACCTGGTAATGATTAGACTCCCTTGCATTTGTTCGCATTCCAGTCGGCTAGACATCAAAGAGGCTTCCAGTgggtttttatgttgtgtttgcaGAATTACATCATCTTCTCTGCCTTCATGTTGAGGTTTGGCATGCTCTTTGAGTATTGTGCTGATAGTGATCATATCACTGTTCAAAACAATGTCAGTCAGCTCCTAGAACGGACAACAGAGGCTATTCAAGCCACAGCAACATGCCAGTTGTCAATAGGGTACACAGGTGCTATTAAAATTTTTGTCTTTCATTCTCAGTGTGATTTTTAATTGTCTAAAAAAGATTAGCACACATTCCCTGTAGAAAATGTtatttgtgatcagtttttattCTTGCATCTTTTGTTAACAGgacaaattttcttttttctcttttttcttcaggattcaaTGAAAATGTCGGTCTGCGTCCACGAGAACCGCAAGTCTCGTGCCAGCACGGGCTCTATGAATATCTACCTGTTCCACAAGTCCTCGTATGCCGACAGTGTGCTAATGCACCTGAATGCTCTTCGGCAGCAGAGACTCTTCACTGATGTTCTGCTCCACGCGGGAAGCCGCTCTTTCCCGTGCCACAGGGCTGTGCTGGCCGCCTGCAGCCGCTACTTTGAAGCAATGTTCAGCGGAGGGCTGAGAGAGAGTCAGGACAGTGAAGTGGACTTCAGGGACTCCATTCATCCAGAGGTACTGTGGAAGTTCTTGAATTTGTAGAGTAGTCAAAGAGTGTGAAAgggataattcagccaaaaattgaaattctgtTATTTACCCACCCCATatggttccaaacctgtgtgatttcttctgtggaaaatctTTTTTTCCTCCCATTGTAGGACAAAACTTTTGTTATATaatggtttgaaatgacatgagggtgagtagatgataACAGAAATCAATTTTGTCTTTGTAAGCTACTCTGGTTTAATGTACAACACATTGTTAATTGAAGAGTACTGAAACCTTGGAGTAGCTCTGGGTTTATCATCAGGTTGAACATCAGGCTTTTTGCAAAGTAACTCCTATTACAGTTTGACTGCAAAAAAGTTTTGTCAATTTATTTAGGTTAACTTTGCATTTACTCTGCGTTGTCTAGGTATTGGAGCTCCTCCTGGACTATGCTTATTCATCAAGAGTGATAATAAATGAGGAGAACGCAGAGTCTCTCCTTGAGGCCGGTGACATGCTGGAGTTTCAGGACATCCGTGATGCTTGTGCCGAGTTCCTGGAGAAGAACCTCCACCCATCCAACTGCCTGGGCATGCTGCTTCTCTCAGATGCTCACCAGTGCACCCAGCTATTCCAGCTGTCCTGGAGCATGTGCCTCAGTAACTTCCCTGCTATCTGCAAGACTGAAGAGTTTCTCCAGCTGCCTAAGGACATGCTGGTCCAACTGCTGGCACACGAAGAGCTCGAAACCGAAGACGAGCGTCTGGTCTACGAGTCGGCGCTTAACTGGGTGAACTACGACCTTGAGAGGAGGCACTGTCACCTTCCGGAGCTGCTCCGTACTGTGCGTCTGGCTCTCCTGCCTGCCATCTTCCTCATGGAGAATGTCTCTACGGAGGAGCTCATCATCGCACAGGCTAAAAGCAAAGAGCTGGTGGACGAGGCCATCCGCTGCAAACTGCGCATCTTGCAAAACGATGGCGTCGTCAATAGTCCTTGCGCCCGGCCCCGCAAGACCAGCCATGCCCTTTTCCTGTTGGGTGGCCCCACCTTTATGTGCGACAAGCTCTACCTGGTGGACCAGAAGGCCAAAGAGATCATTCCAAAGGCAGACATCCCCAGTCCACGCAAGGAGTTCAGCGCCTGTGCCATTGGCTGCAAAGTGTATGTGACTGGGGGCCGGGGCTCAGAGAACGGTGTGTCTAAGGATGTCTGGGTGTATGACACATTACATGAAGAATGGTCCAAAGCGGCTCCGATGCTGATAGCACGTTTCGGTCACGGTTCTGCTGAGTTACGCCACTGCCTGTACGTCGTTGGAGGTCACACAGCTGCCACTGGCTGCCTGCCTGCATCACCATCTGTGTCCTTGAAGCAGGTAGAGCAGTTTGACCCAGTTGCTAATAAGTGGAGCATGGTGGCACCACTGCGAGAAGGAGTTAGCAATGCTGCTGTCGTCAGCGTTAAGATGAAGTTATTCGCCTTCGGTGGGACGAGTGTGGCCCACGACAAGCTGCCTAAAGTTCAGTGCTATGATCCCTCAGAAAATCGCTGGGCGGTCCCGGCATCCTGTCCACAGCCGTGGCGctacactgcagctgctgttctCGGCAACCAGATCTTTGTAATGGGAGGCGACACAGAATTCTCTGCTTGCTCCGCTTACAAATTCAGCAGTGAGACTTATCAGTGGACTAAAGTTGGAGATGTTACCGCAAAACGAATGAGCTGCCAAGCAGTGGCCTCTGGAAACAAACTTTATGTGGTGGGTGGCTACTTTGGTACACAGCGCTGCAAAACCCTGGACTGTTACGACCCCACGCTGGATGCCTGGAACAGCATCACTACCGTACCATATTCCTTAATCCCCACTGCCTT
The sequence above is drawn from the Cyprinus carpio isolate SPL01 chromosome B5, ASM1834038v1, whole genome shotgun sequence genome and encodes:
- the LOC109073801 gene encoding ectoderm-neural cortex protein 1 isoform X1 — its product is MPVVNRDSMKMSVCVHENRKSRASTGSMNIYLFHKSSYADSVLMHLNALRQQRLFTDVLLHAGSRSFPCHRAVLAACSRYFEAMFSGGLRESQDSEVDFRDSIHPEVLELLLDYAYSSRVIINEENAESLLEAGDMLEFQDIRDACAEFLEKNLHPSNCLGMLLLSDAHQCTQLFQLSWSMCLSNFPAICKTEEFLQLPKDMLVQLLAHEELETEDERLVYESALNWVNYDLERRHCHLPELLRTVRLALLPAIFLMENVSTEELIIAQAKSKELVDEAIRCKLRILQNDGVVNSPCARPRKTSHALFLLGGPTFMCDKLYLVDQKAKEIIPKADIPSPRKEFSACAIGCKVYVTGGRGSENGVSKDVWVYDTLHEEWSKAAPMLIARFGHGSAELRHCLYVVGGHTAATGCLPASPSVSLKQVEQFDPVANKWSMVAPLREGVSNAAVVSVKMKLFAFGGTSVAHDKLPKVQCYDPSENRWAVPASCPQPWRYTAAAVLGNQIFVMGGDTEFSACSAYKFSSETYQWTKVGDVTAKRMSCQAVASGNKLYVVGGYFGTQRCKTLDCYDPTLDAWNSITTVPYSLIPTAFVSTWKHLPA
- the LOC109073801 gene encoding ectoderm-neural cortex protein 1 isoform X2; the protein is MKMSVCVHENRKSRASTGSMNIYLFHKSSYADSVLMHLNALRQQRLFTDVLLHAGSRSFPCHRAVLAACSRYFEAMFSGGLRESQDSEVDFRDSIHPEVLELLLDYAYSSRVIINEENAESLLEAGDMLEFQDIRDACAEFLEKNLHPSNCLGMLLLSDAHQCTQLFQLSWSMCLSNFPAICKTEEFLQLPKDMLVQLLAHEELETEDERLVYESALNWVNYDLERRHCHLPELLRTVRLALLPAIFLMENVSTEELIIAQAKSKELVDEAIRCKLRILQNDGVVNSPCARPRKTSHALFLLGGPTFMCDKLYLVDQKAKEIIPKADIPSPRKEFSACAIGCKVYVTGGRGSENGVSKDVWVYDTLHEEWSKAAPMLIARFGHGSAELRHCLYVVGGHTAATGCLPASPSVSLKQVEQFDPVANKWSMVAPLREGVSNAAVVSVKMKLFAFGGTSVAHDKLPKVQCYDPSENRWAVPASCPQPWRYTAAAVLGNQIFVMGGDTEFSACSAYKFSSETYQWTKVGDVTAKRMSCQAVASGNKLYVVGGYFGTQRCKTLDCYDPTLDAWNSITTVPYSLIPTAFVSTWKHLPA